The Glycine soja cultivar W05 chromosome 3, ASM419377v2, whole genome shotgun sequence genome window below encodes:
- the LOC114406962 gene encoding subtilisin-like protease SBT1.2, with product MESKSKIQLFFLTLFLFTLTLHAETLGTYIVQLHPHGITSTSFSSKLKWHLSFIQQTISSDEDPSSRLLYSYRSAMDGFAAQLTETELEYLKNLPDVISIRPDSKLQIQTTYSYKFLGLNPARENGWYQSGFGRGTIIGVLDTGVWPESPSFNDQGMPPIPQKWKGICQAGKAFNSTNCNRKLIGARYFTKGHFSVSPFRDPEYLSPRDSSGHGTHTASTAGGVPVPLASVFGYASGVARGMAPGAHIAVYKVCWFNGCYNSDIMAAMDVAIRDGVDILSLSLGGYSLPLYDDSIAIGSYRAMEHGISVICAAGNNGPTEMSVANEAPWISTIGASTLDRKFPATVHIGNGQMLYGESMYPLNHHPMSNGKEIELVYLSEGDTESQFCLRGSLPKDKVRGKMVVCDRGINGRAEKGQVVKEAGGVAMILTNTEINLGEDSVDVHVLPATLVGFDEAVTLKAYINSTKRPLARIEFGGTVIGKSRAPSVARFSARGPSYTNPSILKPDVIAPGVNIIAAWPQNLGPTGLPEDTRRVNFSVMSGTSMACPHVSGIAALIRSVHPRWSPAAIKSAIMTTAEVTDHTGRPILDEDQPAGVFDMGAGHVNPQRALNPGLVYDIRPDDYITHLCSLGYTKSEIFSITHRNVSCNAIMKMNRGFSLNYPSFSVIFKGGVRRKMFSRRLTNVGSANSIYSMEVKAPEGVKVIVKPKRLVFKQVNQSLSYRVWFISRKRVKRGDDLVNYAEGSLTWVHSQNGSYRVRSPVAVTWKSK from the coding sequence atgGAATCCAAATCCAAAATTCAACTCTTTTTCCTCACCcttttcctcttcactctcACCCTCCATGCAGAAACTCTTGGAACTTACATAGTTCAGCTACACCCTCATGGCATAACCAGCACTTCCTTCTCCTCAAAGCTCAAATGGCacctttcattcatccaacaaaCCATTTCCTCTGATGAGGACCCTTCTTCGCGCCTTCTCTACTCGTACCGTTCTGCCATGGACGGTTTTGCAGCTCAGTTAACTGAGACTGAGCTTGAGTACCTCAAAAACTTGCCAGATGTTATCTCAATCAGGCCAGACAGCAAGCTCCAGATTCAGACCACTTACTCTTACAAGTTCTTGGGGCTGAATCCTGCTAGAGAAAATGGTTGGTACCAATCCGGTTTCGGCCGCGGAACCATAATTGGTGTGCTTGACACTGGAGTGTGGCCAGAGAGTCCTAGCTTCAATGATCAAGGAATGCCCCCAATTCCCCAAAAATGGAAGGGTATATGCCAAGCTGGGAAGGCCTTTAACTCTACCAATTGTAACCGAAAACTCATCGGTGCAAGGTACTTCACAAAAGGCCATTTTTCAGTGTCACCTTTCAGAGATCCTGAGTATCTCTCTCCGAGAGACTCCTCAGGACACGGCACGCACACCGCATCCACCGCGGGAGGCGTGCCTGTTCCGCTGGCGAGCGTGTTCGGTTATGCGTCCGGCGTGGCGAGAGGAATGGCTCCTGGTGCCCACATTGCGGTGTACAAAGTGTGTTGGTTCAATGGCTGCTATAACTCAGACATCATGGCTGCAATGGATGTGGCAATCAGGGATGGTGTGGACATTCTGTCCTTGTCTCTTGGTGGCTACTCTTTGCCTCTATATGATGATAGCATTGCCATTGGAAGCTATAGAGCAATGGAGCATGGGATTTCAGTTATATGTGCAGCAGGAAACAATGGCCCTACGGAAATGTCTGTTGCCAATGAAGCTCCTTGGATTTCCACAATTGGTGCAAGCACACTAGACAGGAAATTCCCAGCAACAGTTCACATAGGAAATGGACAAATGCTCTATGGAGAATCCATGTATCCACTGAATCATCATCCAATGAGCAACGGCAAAGAAATTGAGCTGGTTTATTTGTCTGAAGGGGACACCGAGAGCCAATTTTGCCTCAGAGGGTCTCTTCCAAAGGACAAAGTTAGAGGCAAAATGGTGGTCTGCGATCGAGGCATCAACGGAAGAGCAGAAAAGGGACAAGTGGTGAAGGAGGCGGGTGGTGTCGCTATGATCCTCACAAACACGGAGATAAACTTGGGAGAGGATTCAGTTGATGTTCATGTCTTGCCTGCAACTTTGGTAGGATTTGATGAAGCAGTCACCCTGAAGGCTTACATAAACTCCACAAAAAGGCCTCTTGCAAGGATCGAATTCGGAGGAACTGTGATAGGGAAGTCTAGAGCTCCATCAGTGGCAAGATTTTCTGCTAGAGGACCAAGCTATACAAACCCTTCAATCCTAAAACCTGATGTTATAGCTCCAGGAGTGAACATCATTGCAGCATGGCCTCAGAACCTCGGTCCTACCGGCCTTCCGGAGGATACTAGAAGAGTTAACTTCTCTGTGATGTCCGGTACCTCAATGGCATGCCCTCATGTCAGTGGAATTGCTGCTCTCATTCGCTCGGTTCACCCGAGATGGAGCCCTGCAGCCATCAAATCTGCAATCATGACAACGGCCGAGGTGACTGACCACACCGGAAGGCCAATACTCGATGAAGACCAACCAGCGGGAGTTTTCGACATGGGAGCCGGACATGTGAATCCACAAAGAGCATTGAACCCTGGATTGGTGTATGACATTAGGCCAGATGACTACATCACCCATCTTTGCAGCCTTGGATACACAAAGTCAGAAATATTCAGCATCACACATAGAAATGTGAGTTGCAATGCAATCATGAAGATGAATAGAGGCTTCAGCCTTAACTATCCCtcattctcagtaatttttaagGGTGGGGTGAGGAGAAAGATGTTCAGCAGGAGACTAACAAATGTGGGAAGTGCTAACTCCATCTACTCAATGGAGGTTAAGGCACCTGAAGGAGTAAAAGTGATAGTGAAACCAAAGAGGTTGGTATTTAAGCAAGTGAATCAAAGCTTGAGTTATAGGGTGTGGTTTATATCAAGAAAAAGGGTTAAAAGAGGTGATGATTTGGTGAACTATGCAGAAGGGAGTTTGACATGGGTGCACTCACAAAATGGTTCCTACAGGGTTAGAAGCCCGGTAGCAGTGACTTGGAAGTCAAAGTAG
- the LOC114406963 gene encoding xyloglucan galactosyltransferase MUR3-like: MRRRPVAGVLPDQMEKSNTKNPHSRLCFLASLSAFFWFLLLYFHFAVLRHQPTAPDPAVPITFQSQQQHQQPRKNLGFPERVSEPKEPTFPFDRALRTADNKSDSCGGRYIFVHDLPSRFNEDMLKHCRSLSLWTNMCKFTTNAGLGPPLENVNGVFSDTGWYATNQFAVDVIFSNRMKQYQCLTRDPSVAAAFFVPFYAGFDIARYLWGYNISMRDAASLDLVNWLMNRPEWKIMNGRDHFLVAGRITWDFRRLTEEESDWGNKLLFLPAAKNMSMLVVESSPWNANDFGIPYPTYFHPAKDDDVFIWQERMRRLERKWLFSFAGAPRPDNLKSIRGQIIEQCRRSKVGKLLECDFGESKCHSPSSIMQMFQGSLFCLQPQGDSYTRRSAFDSMLAGCIPVFFHPGSAYTQYTWHLPKNYTKYSVFIQEDDIRKRNVSIEERLRQIPEEEVRIMREEVISLIPRLVYADPRSKLETLKDAFDVSVQAVIDKVTNLRKDIIEGHTDENFIEENSWKYALLDEGQREVGPHEWDPFFSKPKPGGDSDDLSAEAAKNSWKNEQRNQS; encoded by the coding sequence ATGAGACGGCGCCCCGTGGCGGGCGTTCTCCCCGACCAAATGGAGAAATCAAACACCAAAAACCCTCATTCCAGACTCTGCTTTCTCGCCTCCCTCTCCGCATTCTTCTGGTTCCTCCTCCTCTACTTCCACTTCGCCGTCCTCCGCCACCAACCCACCGCCCCTGACCCAGCAGTCCCCATCACTTTCCAATCCCAACAACAACACCAACAACCTCGTAAAAACCTCGGCTTCCCTGAGCGAGTTTCCGAACCGAAGGAACCCACTTTCCCCTTCGACCGTGCCCTCCGAACCGCCGACAACAAGAGCGACTCATGCGGAGGACGCTACATCTTCGTCCACGACCTTCCCTCGCGCTTCAACGAGGACATGTTGAAGCATTGCAGAAGCTTATCCCTTTGGACCAACATGTGCAAGTTCACTACCAACGCCGGCCTCGGTCCTCCGTTGGAAAACGTCAACGGCGTCTTCTCCGACACCGGCTGGTACGCCACCAACCAGTTTGCCGTTGACGTCATCTTCAGCAACAGAATGAAACAATACCAATGCCTCACTCGCGATCCCTCCGTCGCCGCCGCGTTCTTCGTTCCCTTCTACGCCGGTTTCGACATCGCTCGCTACCTTTGGGGATACAACATCTCAATGCGCGACGCTGCATCGCTTGACCTCGTGAATTGGCTCATGAATAGACCGGAGTGGAAGATCATGAACGGGAGAGACCATTTTCTCGTTGCCGGTAGGATCACTTGGGATTTTCGGAGACTCACTGAAGAAGAATCGGATTGGGGGAACAAGCTTTTGTTTTTACCTGCTGCGAAGAACATGTCGATGCTTGTGGTGGAGTCGAGTCCGTGGAACGCGAACGATTTCGGGATTCCGTATCCGACTTATTTTCATCCTGCCAAGGATGATGATGTGTTTATCTGGCAGGAGAGGATGAGGAGGTTGGAGAGGAAGTGGCTGTTTTCGTTTGCTGGAGCTCCGCGACCGGATAACCTGAAATCGATAAGGGGCCAGATTATTGAGCAGTGTAGGAGATCCAAGGTTGGGAAGTTGTTGGAGTGTGATTTTGGGGAGAGTAAGTGTCATTCCCCTAGTAGTATAATGCAGATGTTTCAAGGGTCGCTTTTCTGCCTTCAGCCTCAAGGGGATTCGTATACTAGACGATCTGCTTTTGATTCAATGCTGGCTGGGTGTATACCTGTGTTCTTCCATCCGGGTTCCGCGTACACTCAGTATACTTGGCATCTTCCGAAGAATTATACCAAGTACTCGGTATTCATTCAGGAGGATGATATTAGGAAGAGGAATGTTAGTATAGAAGAGAGGCTTAGGCAGATTCCTGAGGAGGAAGTTAGGATCATGAGGGAGGAGGTCATTAGTTTGATCCCTAGGTTGGTGTACGCGGATCCTCGATCGAAATTGGAAACTCTTAAGGATGCTTTTGATGTTTCGGTGCAGGCTGTGATTGACAAGGTTACCAACTTGAGGAAGGACATTATCGAAGGTCACACAGACGAGAACTTCATTGAGGAGAACAGTTGGAAGTATGCATTGTTGGATGAGGGACAACGTGAGGTTGGGCCTCACGAATGGGATCCTTTCTTCTCCAAACCAAAGCCGGGTGGGGATTCCGATGATTTGTCGGCTGAGGCTGCGAAGAATTCTTGGAAAAATGAGCAAAGAAATCAGTCGTGA
- the LOC114406961 gene encoding MDIS1-interacting receptor like kinase 1-like, with product MKKSKMKMKIQIFIFFCFISCFSYGFAAAATNDEVSALLSIKEGLVDPLNALQDWKLHGKAPGTDAAHCNWTGIKCNSDGAVEILDLSHKNLSGRVSNDIQRLKSLTSLNLCCNAFSTPLPKSIANLTTLNSLDVSQNFFIGNFPLALGRAWRLVALNASSNEFSGSLPEDLANASSLEVLDLRGSFFVGSVPKSFSNLHKLKFLGLSGNNLTGKIPGELGQLSSLEYMILGYNEFEGGIPEEFGNLTNLKYLDLAVANLGGEIPGGLGELKLLNTVFLYNNNFEGRIPPAISNMTSLQLLDLSDNMLSGKIPAEISQLKNLKLLNFMGNKLSGPVPPGFGDLPQLEVLELWNNSLSGPLPSNLGKNSHLQWLDVSSNSLSGEIPESLCSQGNLTKLILFNNAFTGPIPSSLSMCPSLVRVRIQNNFLSGTVPVGLGKLGKLQRLELANNSLSGGIPDDISSSTSLSFIDLSRNKLHSSLPSTVLSIPNLQAFMVSNNNLEGEIPDQFQDCPSLAVLDLSSNHLSGSIPASIASCQKLVNLNLQNNQLTGEIPKALGKMPTLAMLDLSNNSLTGQIPESFGISPALEALNVSFNKLEGPVPANGILRTINPNDLLGNTGLCGGILPPCDQNSPYSSRHGSLRAKHIITAWIAGISTILIIGIAIVVARSLYIRWYTDGFCFRERFYKGSKGWPWRLVAFQRLGFTSTDILACIKETNVIGMGATGVVYKAEIPQPNTTVAVKKLWRTGTDIEVGSSDDLVGEVNVLGRLRHRNIVRLLGFIHNDIDVMIVYEFMHNGNLGEALHGRQATRLLVDWVSRYNIALGVAQGLAYLHHDCHPPVIHRDIKSNNILLDANLEARIADFGLAKMMIRKNETVSMVAGSYGYIAPEYGYALKVDEKIDVYSYGVVLLELLTGKRPLDSDFGESIDIVEWLRMKIRDNKSLEEVLDPSVGNSRHVVEEMLLVLRIAILCTAKLPKERPTMRDVIMMLGEAKPRRKSSSNSKDAANNKETPVFSTSPVNNNNSLV from the exons ATGAAGAAGAGcaagatgaaaatgaaaatccaGATTTTCATATTCTTCTGTTTCATTAGTTGTTTCTCTTATGGTTTTGCGGCTGCTGCCACAAATGATGAAGTTTCAGCTTTGCTTTCTATAAAAGAAGGTCTCGTTGATCCGTTGAATGCCCTTCAGGATTGGAAACTGCATGGCAAAGCACCAGGAACGGATGCAGCTCATTGTAACTGGACCGGCATCAAATGCAACTCAGATGGAGCTGTAGAGATACTTGATCTCTCCCACAAGAATCTCAGTGGCAGAGTATCCAATGATATACAAAGACTCAAGAGTCTTACTTCTCTCAACTTGTGTTGCAATGCCTTTTCAACACCATTGCCAAAATCCATAGCCAATCTCACCACACTCAACAGCCTTGATGTAAGCCAAAATTTCTTCATTGGTAACTTTCCATTAGCCCTTGGAAGAGCATGGAGACTTGTGGCCTTAAATGCATCCAGCAATGAGTTTTCAGGTTCTCTTCCTGAGGACCTTGCAAATGCCTCTTCCTTGGAGGTGCTTGATCTTAGAGGCAGCTTCTTTGTAGGGTCAGTTCCAAAATCATTCAGTAACTTGCATAAGTTGAAGTTCCTTGGTCTATCTGGGAACAATCTCACTGGTAAAATTCCTGGAGAGCTGGGACAACTTTCATCACTGGAGTATATGATCCTTGGATATAATGAATTTGAAGGTGGAATTCCAGAAGAGTTTGGCAACCTCACCAATCTTAAGTATCTTGATTTGGCAGTAGCTAATCTTGGTGGTGAGATTCCAGGTGGATTGGGAGAGCTCAAGTTGTTGAATACAGTTTTCTTATACAACAACAATTTTGAAGGCAGAATTCCACCAGCAATTAGCAACATGACCTCTTTGCAGTTGCTGGATCTTTCAGATAACATGTTGTCAGGGAAAATTCCAGCTGAAATAAGTCAGCTGAAGAATTTGAAACTTCTCAACTTTATGGGAAACAAGCTGTCTGGTCCTGTGCCTCCTGGCTTTGGAGATTTGCCACAACTAGAAGTACTTGAGCTTTGGAACAATTCCTTGTCAGGGCCATTGCCTAGTAACCTTGGCAAGAATTCACATTTGCAATGGTTGGACGTGTCGTCCAATTCACTCTCGGGAGAGATTCCAGAAAGTCTTTGCAGCCAGGGCAATCTCACCAAGCTTATACTATTCAACAATGCATTCACTGGTCCAATTCCATCAAGCCTATCAATGTGTCCTTCGCTTGTTCGTGTTCGAATTCAGAACAATTTTCTTTCTGGGACAGTTCCTGTGGGTCTTGGGAAGCTTGGGAAGCTTCAAAGGTTAGAATTAGCTAACAATAGTCTTTCTGGTGGAATTCCAGATGACATATCCTCTTCCACGTCTCTTTCCTTCATTGATCTCTCAAGAAACAAGCTCCATTCTTCTCTTCCTTCCACTGTCCTTTCTATTCCAAATCTGCAAGCTTTCATGGTCTCCAACAACAACTTGGAAGGTGAAATCCCAGACCAATTCCAGGACTGTCCATCACTTGCAGTTCTTGATCTCTCATCAAATCATCTATCTGGAAGCATTCCAGCAAGCATTGCTTCATGTCAGAAGTTGGTAAATTTGAACCTCCAAAACAACCAATTGACTGGTGAAATCCCAAAAGCATTGGGTAAGATGCCTACATTGGCCATGCTTGATCTTTCCAACAATTCTCTGACAGGCCAAATACCTGAAAGCTTTGGAATTTCTCCGGCTCTGGAAGCACTCAATGTCTCATTCAATAAGCTAGAAGGTCCAGTCCCAGCAAATGGAATACTAAGAACTATAAACCCAAATGATCTTCTAGGTAATACTGGCCTATGTGGTGGTATCCTCCCTCCATGTGACCAAAACTCTCCATACTCTTCAAGGCATGGAAGCTTGCGTGCAAAGCACATTATTACAGCATGGATCGCTGGAATATCTACAATCCTCATCATCGGGATTGCAATTGTGGTAGCAAGATCTTTGTACATAAGGTGGTACACCGACGGGTTTTGTTTCCGAGAAAGATTTTACAAGGGTAGCAAAGGGTGGCCATGGAGATTGGTGGCATTTCAGAGGCTTGGTTTTACAAGTACTGACATTCTAGCTTGCATCAAGGAAACCAATGTGATTGGCATGGGAGCCACAGGGGTTGTCTACAAAGCTGAGATACCACAACCAAACACAACTGTGGCAGTGAAAAAATTGTGGAGAACAGGAACTGATATTGAAGTAGGAAGCAGTGATGACCTTGTTGGAGAGGTGAATGTTTTAGGGAGGCTAAGGCATAGGAACATTGTTAGACTATTAGGATTTATTCACAATGACATTGATGTGATGATAGTTTATGAATTCATGCACAATGGCAACCTGGGAGAAGCCTTGCATGGTAGACAAGCAACAAGATTGCTTGTAGACTGGGTTTCACGGTACAACATAGCTCTAGGAGTTGCACAAGGACTTGCTTATCTCCATCATGATTGTCATCCACCTGTTATCCATCGAGACATCAAGTCGAATAACATATTGCTTGATGCAAATCTTGAGGCAAGGATAGCAGATTTCGGTTTAGCCAAGATGATGATCCGGAAGAATGAAACAGTCTCCATGGTTGCTGGATCATATGGCTACATTGCTCCTG AATATGGATATGCCTTGAAGGTGGATGAAAAGATTGATGTTTACAGTTATGGAGTAGTTTTGTTGGAGCTTCTGACAGGAAAGAGGCCATTAGATTCAGACTTTGGAGAGTCAATAGACATAGTAGAGTGGCTTAGAATGAAGATTAGAGACAACAAATCACTAGAAGAAGTATTGGACCCAAGTGTAGGAAACAGCAGGCATGTTGTAGAAGAAATGCTTTTAGTTCTGAGAATAGCAATTCTTTGCACTGCCAAGCTCCCAAAGGAAAGACCAACCATGAGGGATGTCATAATGATGCTTGGAGAGGCAAAGCCTCGGCGAAAGAGCAGTAGCAATAGCAAAGATGCAGCTAACAACAAAGAGACACCTGTTTTTAGCACATCACcagttaacaataataatagccTTGTGTAG